A genomic window from Tolypothrix sp. PCC 7910 includes:
- a CDS encoding response regulator: MASNKILVIDDTTVVRVKVREMLPPGNFEVVEAKDGLEGLNYILKEKFSLIMLDFLLPKMSGWEVFQQIQAQPELRKIPLVMMSGRKEEVTEKISEPFEYFEFLGKPFDQKQLIGAIKSAMTKAKQVRPEPALVGAGVAVSNGATATSSHSFATAPAAVNSNATVPPPSVATASSGEIELLNEKIAKMQAEIESLKKQLTQVVTFIKQKVK, encoded by the coding sequence GTGGCAAGTAACAAAATTCTAGTTATTGATGACACCACAGTTGTCAGGGTAAAAGTACGAGAGATGTTGCCGCCTGGCAATTTCGAGGTAGTAGAAGCAAAAGACGGCTTAGAAGGACTAAATTACATCCTCAAAGAAAAATTTAGTTTGATCATGTTAGATTTTCTCTTACCTAAAATGAGTGGTTGGGAAGTTTTCCAGCAAATTCAAGCCCAGCCGGAGTTAAGGAAGATCCCTCTAGTAATGATGTCTGGTCGTAAGGAAGAGGTAACTGAAAAAATTTCCGAACCCTTTGAATATTTTGAATTTCTTGGCAAGCCTTTTGACCAGAAGCAACTCATTGGTGCCATTAAGTCAGCAATGACAAAAGCTAAACAGGTACGCCCAGAACCGGCTCTAGTTGGAGCAGGCGTTGCTGTTAGTAATGGCGCAACTGCAACTTCTAGTCATAGTTTTGCCACAGCTCCAGCGGCTGTAAATAGCAATGCTACAGTTCCACCTCCAAGCGTTGCAACCGCATCTTCTGGAGAAATTGAGCTTTTAAATGAAAAAATTGCCAAGATGCAAGCAGAAATAGAGAGCTTGAAGAAACAGCTAACTCAAGTTGTGACCTTCATTAAGCAGAAAGTCAAATAG
- the lipA gene encoding lipoyl synthase produces the protein MTSSQQAQLKSEIMAMPSWLRRSIGKASEISTVQRIIKQRQIHTICEEGRCPNRGECYAQKTATFLLMGPTCTRSCAFCQVDKGHAPMPLDLEEPQKVAEAVQLLGLRYVVLTSVARDDLTDQGAGHFVQTMETIRQLNPETQIEVLTPDFWGGIGAGEEGQRQRIAMIVKAKPACFNHNIETVRRLTGPVRRGAKYDRSLDVLALVKEIDSSIPTKSGLMLGHGETFEEVMEAMKDLRAVGCDRLTIGQYMRPSLEHLPVQKYWTPEEFNQLGTIAWQMGFSHVRSGPLVRSSYHAGED, from the coding sequence ATGACTTCGTCACAACAAGCCCAACTCAAGTCAGAAATAATGGCAATGCCCAGCTGGTTACGTCGTTCTATCGGCAAAGCTAGCGAAATCTCTACCGTACAACGCATTATTAAGCAGCGCCAAATTCATACAATTTGCGAAGAAGGACGTTGCCCCAACCGGGGGGAGTGCTATGCCCAAAAAACTGCTACTTTTCTGCTAATGGGCCCTACTTGCACTCGTTCTTGTGCATTTTGTCAAGTAGATAAAGGTCATGCACCAATGCCCCTGGACCTAGAGGAACCGCAAAAGGTGGCAGAAGCTGTACAGCTTTTGGGTTTACGTTATGTGGTACTGACTTCTGTCGCCCGTGATGACTTGACAGACCAGGGAGCAGGACATTTTGTCCAAACGATGGAAACTATCCGCCAGTTGAACCCAGAAACTCAAATAGAAGTGCTGACACCAGATTTTTGGGGCGGTATCGGTGCTGGGGAAGAAGGACAACGCCAAAGGATAGCGATGATTGTCAAGGCAAAGCCTGCTTGTTTTAACCACAATATTGAGACAGTAAGACGCTTAACTGGGCCAGTGCGCCGGGGAGCAAAATACGATCGCTCACTGGATGTACTTGCACTCGTCAAAGAAATCGACTCTTCTATCCCCACCAAATCTGGTTTAATGCTGGGACATGGCGAAACCTTTGAGGAAGTCATGGAAGCGATGAAAGATTTAAGAGCAGTTGGATGCGATCGCTTAACTATTGGTCAGTATATGCGACCTTCCCTAGAACATCTGCCAGTTCAAAAATACTGGACTCCAGAGGAATTTAATCAACTGGGTACAATAGCATGGCAAATGGGATTTAGCCACGTCCGTTCTGGGCCTCTGGTTCGGAGTTCCTATCATGCAGGGGAGGATTGA
- a CDS encoding branched-chain amino acid ABC transporter permease, whose protein sequence is MDIQLAQLIINGIAVGSIIALGAVGLTLTYGILRLSNFAHGDFLTLGAYLTLLVNSAGVNIWLSMVLAAAGTVVMMLISEKLLWSRMRSLRATSTTLIIISIGLALFLRNGIIFIWGGKNQNYNLPVTPALDLFGLKVPQNQLLVLGLAVLAILALHYLLQNTKIGKAMRAVADDLDLARVSGINVEQVILWTWLIAGTLTSLGGSMYGLITAVRPNMGWFLILPLFASVILGGIGNPYGAIAAAFIIGIVQEVSTPLLGSQYKQGVALLMMILVLLIRPKGLFKGTI, encoded by the coding sequence ATGGATATACAACTTGCTCAATTAATTATTAATGGAATTGCCGTAGGGAGTATTATTGCTCTGGGTGCAGTCGGACTTACCCTTACCTATGGGATTTTACGGTTGTCTAATTTTGCCCACGGTGATTTTCTGACTTTGGGAGCTTATCTAACGCTGCTGGTAAATAGTGCTGGTGTAAATATCTGGCTGTCAATGGTACTGGCCGCAGCAGGAACAGTGGTAATGATGCTGATATCAGAAAAATTACTGTGGTCAAGAATGCGTAGTCTTCGTGCTACTTCCACGACGCTAATTATTATTTCCATTGGATTGGCCTTATTCCTCCGCAATGGCATTATCTTCATCTGGGGTGGTAAGAACCAAAACTATAATTTACCTGTTACCCCAGCTTTAGATCTATTCGGCTTAAAGGTACCACAAAATCAGTTGTTAGTGTTGGGGTTAGCAGTACTGGCGATTTTGGCACTGCATTACCTACTGCAAAATACAAAAATTGGCAAGGCAATGCGAGCAGTTGCTGACGATTTAGATTTAGCTAGAGTTTCGGGCATTAATGTAGAGCAAGTAATTCTCTGGACATGGCTAATAGCTGGCACACTCACGTCTTTGGGTGGCAGTATGTACGGGTTAATTACAGCAGTGCGGCCAAATATGGGGTGGTTTTTGATTCTGCCCTTATTTGCCTCTGTCATTTTGGGGGGAATTGGTAATCCTTATGGTGCGATCGCTGCTGCTTTTATCATTGGCATAGTGCAAGAAGTCAGCACCCCTTTGCTAGGTTCTCAGTATAAACAAGGAGTAGCGCTCTTAATGATGATTTTGGTGCTGCTCATTCGTCCCAAGGGTTTATTTAAAGGCACGATTTGA
- a CDS encoding photosystem I protein PsaX, with the protein MTAKSKSSPVADSGAKPPYPFRTGWALLLLAINFLVAAYYFHIIE; encoded by the coding sequence ATGACTGCTAAAAGCAAAAGTTCACCAGTAGCAGATAGTGGAGCTAAACCCCCCTATCCTTTCCGTACTGGTTGGGCATTATTATTATTAGCGATCAACTTCTTAGTTGCAGCTTACTACTTCCATATCATCGAGTAA